The genome window GGAGACAAAACACCCAAAACGCGGAGCATCATATCTCCAGCTCGTGTTATTTTCTCCAAAAGCCCGACACCTGGTGAGTATATTTTAATTTTGGTGCAGTAGACTGTAGGAAgcacagattttgtgaatccaCTATCTCTAAAAAGAGGTGATGCgcatttaaatcaaattaagAAAATATAACGAGGTTGAACGAAATTGAGGCGTGAAGCTGTAGAGAACCTCATTCACCGACATATTACAAGAAATCACCAATAAGGAGAAATATAAGCATGAATGGGTTTATTTTTCGTAATTCTAAGCCACCGCCTGTTATGGCAGCTTTACCACCTCGACGCAGACGTTCggtttcagcaccatggagagcACTCGATGGACACAGCTCCTTATCACAGCGAGAAGCTCGATCGTTTATCTTTAATCTTGCATGTTTTAATCCGTCCTGCGCACTCCCATTAAATATGGTGTTTTGGCATTTTCGTCCACCTGAACCGACCAATTTATCATCAGTTGTTGCGGGGCAATGACCGACCGAGCTGCTTGGATCCTGCGCAAGTGAGCAAAGTCGATCCATCGTCTGTCTTTTCATATGCAAAACTGCTGCAGTGGGGAGGAAAATACGTCGTGCAGCGCGAACCGAGCATTCATCTCAGGGTTTGTGTAGTTTTAATGGGGTTAACTCGTTTGACCTTGGATTTGTGCAGTCATACGCCGAGTCCTGAATGCAAACGCGACCTTCACCTGGTGTTTACGTTTCTGTCTTCCATTTTAGCGTGAGGGTGGTGCGTGGTTCACTGTGTCTTGTCGCCCATTGCCCATAAAAATACGCATCTCTCCGAATTTGAAacatgagtttttttttcaaattagcaTAAATCCTTTAGTTTACAATGTTCACATTTCCTGTTCTCTGCTGCAGGAATAAGCTATGACATAAATATTTTCTCTATCATGATGCTTCGTTGGCCATTTGCAGCAAAGAAGGCTCCACACTGCTTGAATATATTAGTAGGATATAATCCATAGGATGATCTATTCCAGTGCTTATGGAAATGAATCAATATGGATAATAAGCCTGAGATGGAGCACTCAGAGACACATTTGTGAGCATATTACTGAAGTGATCCTGGTATTATCAGCTGTAAGACGAACAAACAGAGATCTAATATCTAATTCTTTTGCATTAGTGGGTGATTTAAAGGCAGACGCTGGTTCATCAGTTAGTTTTCTGATATTGATCTTTTCTGTTTCCAGCAGTGACCATCTGGGGAGCTGAAACACCACAGCGACCGTTTGAGCCCAGGTGATCGTTATCCGCTCAGAGATCTGTTTACCAGACGCTCTCCTCCCAGGCTTTGGATGCCCAGCGGCACACCGTAGCCCGGGACCCCCAGCCCCCAGCAGCTCTGAGGCCTTGAGACCCTCAGGATCTCCCCTGACAGACCCTCGTCGACGCCTGACGCCTCCCCGCAGTCGCCATGGGAACCGTGCTGTCTTTGTCCCCCAGCTACCGGAAGGCGGCTCTCTTTGAGGACGGCCCGGCCACCGTGGGCCACTACACGGCCGTCCAGAACAGCAAGAACGCCAAAGACAAGAACCTGAAGCGCCACTCGCTCATCAACGTGCTCCCGTGGAAGCGGATTGTAGCAGTGTCGGCCAAGAAGAAGAGCTCCAAGAAGGTGCAGCCCAACGGCACCTACCAGAACAACGTCACCCACCTGAACAACGAGAACCTGAAGAAGTCTCAGTCCTGTGCCAACTTATCCACCTTCACCCAGGACCAGAGCACCCCCGCTCTCACCAAGAGCTCGAACACCAGCACGTCGTCCGTGAAGAAGGCGCCTGTGGCCAACTCCAACGTTGCACCCGGGACCCCCAAGAGGGTGATCGTGCAGGCGTCCACCAGCGAGCTGCTGCGCTGCCTGGGCGAGTTCCTGTGCCGCCGCTGTTACCGGCTCAAGCACCTGTCGCCCACCGACCCGGTGCTGTGGCTGCGCAGCGTGGACcgctccctgctgctgcagggctggCAGGACCAGGGCTTCATCACCCCCGCCAACGTGGTCTTCGTCTACATGCTGTGCCGCGACGTGGTCTCCTCGGAGGTGGCCACGGAGCACGAGCTGCAGGCCGTGCTGCTCACCTGCCTCTACCTGTCCTACTCCTACATGGGCAACGAGATCTCCTACCCGCTCAAGCCCTTCCTGGTGGAGAGCTCCAAGGAGACCTTCTGGGACCGCTGCCTGTCCATCATCAACCTGATGAGCGCCAAGATGCTCCAGATCAACTCGGACCCGCACTACTTCACTCAGGTGTTCGCCGACCTGAAGAACGAGagtcagaaggaggaggagaggagtcgcCTGCTCATCGGCCTGGACCGGtgaggggaggcggggggagggggtcgGAGGGGTCAGGGCAGGAACTCCAGTCTGGCATTTTCATAGGGAACTATTATTTGCGGTTATTTATTACTGTACACTAGCGGGGCTTTTATATCTGACAAGACAACTTTGGAGCAACATGTAGTGATTCAGGCTGATGTTTGTTACAGATGTTTGCATTGTGATTgacagtttttttctttctgcctttAATTTGGCCAAATTCTATTTGGAAGCAGCAAAAATGAATTTTCTGTAGACCTGACAatgaaaccttttttttcttttacagtgaTATTCGAACAAAAAATGCCAGACTTGGGTAAATACTTTGCtaacatacaaatatatatctatatgaaacatgacaaaaaaaaaacaacaaaaaaacgacaacgacaaaaagacaaaaaataagATTAGAAACGGAAGCAAACATCTACAGCAATGAATGTGGACAggactgaggctgcagcagcccaGCAGTGGCCTGCTGACTGACAATGTGATGTGCACTGCCTACTGCAGGAGGGTGAGGGCCATCGCCTGACTGGCTTTCTCCATGCATCACGGATGAACGGACATCTCTGGCTGCACACGCGCTCTCTGGAACAACAACCACATCCCCTCCTCGAGCCTGGATGCGAGTGGACTCTGTTTTTGCTGCGATGCATATCTGGCCGTCTGAGCGCCCGTCGATGCTGGATCCATTTTTTTGTGGGTTTTATGTTTGCGGCTCCACGACGGTACGAGGACAGATGGGACAGACTTTAAGGAAACGTAAATGAGACGTTTGTTAAAAAGACAACAGCCAGAGGACGAGGGGCCAAGATGAGTtgtcttactgtgtgtgttaagAAAGACCTACTTTATTTTCAtctagaaaaaataaaaacaacttacTGGATGTTTTACTCCCCAGAGGCTCAAACCTTCGGAGGCTTATTTATTGCTTTTCTGGAACAAggtttctttcatttcttttttgtttgttttttacatagAATTGTAATGTTTTGCACGTGTGCCATGCAATTTTACAGAGTTTCCGTCCGGGGAGCTGGGAGCAATTAGTACTTTCCTTCTTTTTACTTGATTTGTAAACTAACTGCATCTGCATTAGAGAATGCTGCGAACCATGTGACACCAGTTTATTTAGCTATGCTTGCTAAAACTAGGTTATTTGTTTACCAGGGTCCTTGTTTGTACGTTTTGTCCATAGGTTGTGTTTCAGCCACTTAGCAACGATGTTGGACTTTGTGCTTATGATTCAGCGTAGGAAATGTTATGACGGTGCCATATCTTTGATGAAAACCCTACAGCTTTGAGAACTCTCTGAAACCCTGTTTGTCCAGCTGAGTGATGGGAGGGATTTTCATCTACTAATAACTTACTGACACATTTATTGCCATTTACATATTTGTTATTTAGGCACATTCAAGTAATGAATGATTATTGTGGGAGACACTGAAAGGGGGAGGACGTAAACAGGAGGTAGTGGAGCAGGTGGGCTTATTTTTGGTGGGAATGAAGATTGATCTGGTTTATGTAAATTAATATTGCAGGGAGCATCAGCGAATATAAACCTGAGAAGCCCTTTGATCAAAACCGGTGTGAAGTCTAACCATCACCAAAGTATCCACCACCGACCCAGAAAGAACAAAACATCCTTGAACTTTTACTCCAGAAAAATGCCCCTCGTGCAGTCGTGCACGAGGGGTCACATGAGCTGCCGTCACATATCAGAAagacaaagcacac of Betta splendens chromosome 19, fBetSpl5.4, whole genome shotgun sequence contains these proteins:
- the cdk5r1b gene encoding cyclin-dependent kinase 5 activator 1b isoform X1 codes for the protein MGTVLSLSPSYRKAALFEDGPATVGHYTAVQNSKNAKDKNLKRHSLINVLPWKRIVAVSAKKKSSKKVQPNGTYQNNVTHLNNENLKKSQSCANLSTFTQDQSTPALTKSSNTSTSSVKKAPVANSNVAPGTPKRVIVQASTSELLRCLGEFLCRRCYRLKHLSPTDPVLWLRSVDRSLLLQGWQDQGFITPANVVFVYMLCRDVVSSEVATEHELQAVLLTCLYLSYSYMGNEISYPLKPFLVESSKETFWDRCLSIINLMSAKMLQINSDPHYFTQVFADLKNESQKEEERSRLLIGLDRDIRTKNARLG
- the cdk5r1b gene encoding cyclin-dependent kinase 5 activator 1b isoform X3, whose protein sequence is MGTVLSLSPSYRKAALFEDGPATVGHYTAVQNSKNAKDKNLKRHSLINVLPWKRIVAVSAKKKSSKKVQPNGTYQNNVTHLNNENLKKSQSCANLSTFTQDQSTPALTKSSNTSTSSVKKAPVANSNVAPGTPKRVIVQASTSELLRCLGEFLCRRCYRLKHLSPTDPVLWLRSVDRSLLLQGWQDQGFITPANVVFVYMLCRDVVSSEVATEHELQAVLLTCLYLSYSYMGNEISYPLKPFLVESSKETFWDRCLSIINLMSAKMLQINSDPHYFTQVFADLKNESQKEEERSRLLIGLDR
- the cdk5r1b gene encoding cyclin-dependent kinase 5 activator 1b isoform X2, with translation MGTVLSLSPSYRKAALFEDGPATVGHYTAVQNSKNAKDKNLKRHSLINVLPWKRIVAVSAKKKSSKKVQPNGTYQNNVTHLNNENLKKSQSCANLSTFTQDQSTPALTKSSNTSTSSVKKAPVANSNVAPGTPKRVIVQASTSELLRCLGEFLCRRCYRLKHLSPTDPVLWLRSVDRSLLLQGWQDQGFITPANVVFVYMLCRDVVSSEVATEHELQAVLLTCLYLSYSYMGNEISYPLKPFLVESSKETFWDRCLSIINLMSAKMLQINSDPHYFTQVFADLKNESQKEEERSRLLIGLDRRVRAIA